One Cucurbita pepo subsp. pepo cultivar mu-cu-16 chromosome LG07, ASM280686v2, whole genome shotgun sequence genomic region harbors:
- the LOC111798810 gene encoding homogentisate phytyltransferase 1, chloroplastic-like yields the protein MDSVFVRAYRSHITLATGGIGNGWMNRDVNNVSLPSPRPGALKNFKWHCCAKFESESHQLGQRHTFYQKKDNIIQVRKAASNQPFESDSEVLSSKNFDGSVKSFLDAFYRFSRPHTVIGTALSIVSVSLLAVEKLSDLSPLFLTGVLEAIVAALFMNIYIVGLNQLFDIEIDKINKPYLPLASGEYSFGTGVAIVSTFSILSFWLGWVVRSWPLFWALFVSFILGTAYSIDLPLLRWKRFAVVAAMCILAVRAVIVQLAFFLHMQTHVFQRPPVFSRSLIFATAFMSFFSVVIALFKDIPDIEGDKIFGIRSFTVRLGQERVFWGCISLLEVAYGVAVLVGVASSSPWSKLLTVLGHVILASILWIRAKSVDLKSKAAITSFYMFIWKLFYAEYLLIPFVR from the exons GTCCCAGGCCTGGTGCACTGAAGAATTTTAAATGGCACTGTTGCGCAAAATTTGAATCTGAATCACATCAACTAGGGCAAAGACATACCTTCTATCAGAAGAAAGACAACATAATTCAAGTTAGAAAAGCAGCCTCTAATCAGCCTTTCGAATCTGATTCTGAAGTTTTAAGTTCCAAAAACTTTGATGGCTCTGTAAAGAGTTTCTTGGATGCTTTCTACAGGTTCTCACGGCCACACACAGTTATTGGTACA GCGTTGAGCATTGTATCTGTTTCTCTACTAGCAGTTGAGAAGTTATCAGACTTGTCACCATTATTTTTAACTGGAGTGTTGGAG GCTATAGTTGCTGCCCTCTTTATGAATATTTACATTGTAGGTCTCAATCAATTATTTGACATCGAAATAGACAAG ATTAACAAGCCATATCTTCCATTGGCGTCAGGAGAATATTCTTTTGGCACAGGCGTTGCGATTGTCTCCACATTTTCCATTCTG AGTTTTTGGCTGGGATGGGTTGTTCGTTCATGGCCATTGTTTTGGGCTCTTTTCGTCAGCTTTATTCTTGGAACTGCTTATTCCATTGAT CTGCCACTATTGAGATGGAAGAGATTTGCTGTGGTAGCTGCTATGTGCATTCTAGCTGTTCGAGCAGTGATTGTGCAACTTGCTTTTTTTCTGCACATGCAG ACTCACGTATTCCAAAGACCTCCCGTATTTTCACGATCCTTGATATTTGCAACTGCATTTATGAGTTTCTTCTCAGTGGTTATAGCATTATTTAAG GATATTCCAGATATTGAAGGAGATAAGATATTTGGCATCCGTTCTTTTACAGTACGTCTAGGACAAGAGCGG GTGTTCTGGGGTTGTATTTCATTGCTTGAAGTAGCATATGGTGTTGCCGTTTTGGTGGGAGTTGCATCTTCCTCCCCGTGGAGCAAGTTGCTAACG GTTTTGGGACACGTCATTTTGGCTTCAATTCTGTGGATTCGTGCCAAATCAGTTGATCTGAAGAGCAAAGCTGCCATAACATCCTTCTACATGTTTATATGGAAG CTGTTTTATGCGGAGTATTTGCTGATACCGTTTGTGAGGTGA